One window from the genome of Vibrio vulnificus NBRC 15645 = ATCC 27562 encodes:
- a CDS encoding GFA family protein gives MPKTYSGSCHCGLIKFEVLADIDHLRECNCSICIRRGALNFRVPAENLTVLTPLENAVLYQWGSETAEDYFCPKCGILPFRKPSQLTKAEIEAGKIPFTGWAVNARCFSGLNISEIPIVKIDGASL, from the coding sequence ATGCCAAAAACGTATTCCGGTTCATGTCACTGTGGTCTCATTAAATTCGAAGTTTTAGCCGATATTGACCATCTTCGAGAGTGTAATTGTTCCATCTGTATCCGTAGAGGTGCGCTAAATTTTAGAGTGCCAGCAGAGAATTTGACGGTTCTAACTCCCCTAGAAAATGCAGTTTTATACCAATGGGGTAGTGAGACCGCAGAAGACTACTTTTGCCCTAAATGCGGTATTCTGCCGTTTCGTAAACCTAGCCAATTGACCAAAGCTGAAATCGAGGCAGGCAAAATCCCATTTACTGGTTGGGCTGTAAATGCTCGTTGTTTTAGTGGGTTAAATATCAGTGAAATTCCAATCGTTAAAATAGATGGAGCATCCCTTTGA
- a CDS encoding IS3 family transposase (programmed frameshift), translating into MNRIPTERKEAILKKLLPPYSMSVSQVAKEEGISTATLYHWRQQLRRSGAAVPNSHTSSEQWSAQTKLAIVAETYSMTENELSQYCREKGLFPEQVQGWRSECMQGFMSAKEREAEAKKQAKADKLEIKELKKELRFKEKALAETAALLVLRKKPESLLRGRARGRLTSTDERQYLLTLIHDAKRSGCRLEYACNEVQIDLRTYRRWYQRGEIRTDKRPTCVRPVPANKLSPQERNAIIEVCNRPEYASLPPTQIVPTLLDNGEYIASESSYYRVLKAEGQLHTRGRQRSRQRQAKPTSYTATGPNQVYTWDITYLPSVVKGQHYYLYVIEDIYSRKIVGYDVYECECGELASQLLQRTLMREQCFNQPLVLHSDNGAPMKSLTFRAKMDELGITSSYSRPRVSDDNPYVESLFRTVKYMPSWPTKGFEQLDASRSWVEAFVRWYNTEHKHSKLNYVTPSERHSGKDSEILRRRSDVLSVARERHPERWSGKIRNCEPVGEVHLNPERKAA; encoded by the exons TTGAATCGCATTCCAACAGAAAGAAAAGAAGCCATATTGAAGAAGCTACTGCCTCCTTATTCAATGTCTGTAAGCCAAGTAGCAAAAGAGGAAGGTATTAGCACAGCCACCCTGTATCATTGGCGGCAGCAACTTAGACGTTCAGGAGCCGCTGTGCCAAATAGTCATACTTCATCAGAGCAGTGGTCTGCTCAAACTAAACTCGCCATTGTCGCTGAAACTTACTCGATGACGGAGAATGAACTCAGTCAGTATTGTCGCGAGAAAGGCTTGTTCCCTGAACAAGTGCAAGGTTGGCGAAGTGAGTGTATGCAAGGGTTTATGTCTGCCAAAGAGCGTGAGGCTGAAGCCAAGAAACAAGCTAAAGCTGACAAACTTGAAATTAAAGAGCTGAAAAAAGAGTTACGCTTTAAAGAAAAAGCGTTAGCGGAAACGGCGGCGCTATTGGTGCTTCGAAAAAAGC CTGAGAGCCTTTTACGGGGAAGAGCCAGAGGAAGATTAACCTCAACCGATGAAAGGCAATACTTGCTCACTCTTATCCACGATGCCAAGCGAAGTGGCTGCCGTCTAGAGTACGCCTGCAATGAAGTTCAAATCGACTTGAGAACGTATCGACGCTGGTATCAGCGAGGTGAAATACGGACAGACAAAAGACCGACCTGCGTTAGACCTGTGCCTGCTAACAAGCTATCACCGCAAGAGCGCAATGCGATTATTGAGGTGTGCAACCGCCCTGAATACGCAAGTTTACCACCAACTCAAATTGTCCCGACGTTGCTTGATAACGGTGAGTATATTGCTTCAGAGTCGAGCTACTATCGGGTTTTGAAAGCAGAAGGTCAGCTTCATACCCGAGGTCGTCAGCGAAGTCGACAAAGGCAGGCCAAGCCAACAAGTTATACGGCAACAGGTCCCAATCAGGTGTACACATGGGACATTACGTACTTGCCATCTGTGGTTAAGGGACAGCACTATTACCTCTACGTGATTGAAGATATCTATAGCCGAAAAATCGTTGGCTATGATGTCTACGAATGTGAATGCGGTGAGTTAGCGTCACAGTTATTGCAGCGGACGCTGATGCGCGAGCAATGCTTTAATCAGCCACTGGTACTTCACTCGGACAATGGTGCGCCAATGAAGTCACTGACGTTCAGAGCGAAAATGGATGAGCTTGGTATTACTTCATCATACAGTCGCCCGAGAGTCAGTGATGATAACCCGTATGTTGAGTCGCTGTTCCGCACAGTGAAGTACATGCCTAGCTGGCCAACAAAAGGCTTTGAACAACTCGATGCAAGTCGTAGTTGGGTTGAGGCGTTCGTACGTTGGTACAACACCGAGCACAAGCACAGTAAGTTAAATTACGTTACGCCATCAGAGCGTCACAGTGGTAAAGATAGCGAGATTTTAAGACGTCGTTCGGATGTGTTGTCGGTAGCAAGAGAGCGACACCCAGAGCGTTGGTCAGGCAAGATAAGGAACTGTGAACCCGTTGGTGAGGTTCATCTAAATCCAGAAAGAAAAGCCGCTTAA
- a CDS encoding class I SAM-dependent methyltransferase, whose amino-acid sequence MDDSSATWRQYYEKSLLRPHNSRTEIAIELNQSGLKTAVDCGCGTGSEIAYLEQQGYQVHGFDINPDSVAICSERFSSKPLVKLSECSFESFKYPSAGIVIANSSLFFADPLEFKNTWSKIASSIAVGGVFVGDFMGPRDSWATNYRLPTAPLSKKQVELLFKEFEIVSFNERDEPGATRIGYPKHWHIFSVIAVKRT is encoded by the coding sequence ATGGATGATAGCTCAGCGACTTGGCGTCAATACTACGAAAAATCATTGTTACGTCCCCACAATTCGCGCACTGAAATCGCAATTGAGTTGAATCAGTCCGGACTGAAAACCGCTGTCGATTGCGGTTGTGGAACGGGAAGTGAGATAGCATATCTAGAGCAGCAAGGTTATCAGGTGCATGGCTTTGATATTAACCCAGACTCTGTTGCGATATGTTCTGAAAGGTTTAGTTCAAAACCACTGGTTAAACTTTCAGAGTGTTCATTTGAGTCTTTCAAATATCCTTCTGCTGGTATAGTGATAGCAAACTCAAGTTTGTTCTTTGCTGACCCGCTAGAGTTTAAAAATACATGGAGTAAAATTGCCTCTTCTATTGCGGTTGGTGGTGTCTTCGTCGGCGATTTTATGGGGCCTAGAGATAGTTGGGCAACGAATTATCGTTTACCTACGGCGCCGTTGAGTAAAAAACAAGTTGAGCTCTTGTTTAAAGAGTTTGAAATAGTCAGTTTCAATGAGCGTGATGAGCCTGGTGCAACAAGGATTGGATATCCTAAGCATTGGCATATTTTTTCAGTGATTGCCGTAAAACGTACATAA
- a CDS encoding HNH endonuclease signature motif containing protein, with amino-acid sequence MAISDKNRKILWGKSGNKCAMCRHTLVFEKTDHDSESVVGEECHIISGAKNGPRSDVDFPRDKIDDVSNLILLCRLHHKQIDDQVETYTAELLRIIKTNHETWVEEKLKDAPSIRNVRVVRDKSQIPSKLNVVHTGKEMFEIITGCQAFYMDYTDNLSDDELELVGNFLQNVKDWSEIAQELEPIQKINASKDIGLELAALRDCNLFAFTAVEIQKMVGGISGELPFPVLHLTVSKASDPNVVSS; translated from the coding sequence ATGGCTATTTCGGATAAGAATCGGAAAATTCTTTGGGGTAAATCTGGAAACAAATGTGCAATGTGCAGGCACACCTTGGTTTTCGAAAAAACTGATCATGATTCTGAGTCGGTTGTTGGGGAAGAATGCCATATTATTTCTGGCGCAAAAAATGGTCCTAGAAGTGACGTAGACTTCCCAAGAGACAAAATAGATGATGTATCAAACTTAATCTTGCTTTGTAGGCTTCATCACAAACAAATAGATGATCAGGTTGAGACATATACCGCAGAGTTATTGCGAATTATCAAAACGAACCACGAAACGTGGGTAGAAGAAAAATTAAAAGACGCTCCTAGCATTCGAAATGTCAGAGTCGTTCGTGATAAGTCTCAGATTCCAAGTAAGTTAAATGTTGTCCATACTGGCAAAGAAATGTTTGAAATCATCACTGGTTGCCAAGCATTTTATATGGATTACACAGATAACCTTTCAGACGATGAACTTGAGCTCGTTGGTAACTTTCTACAGAATGTAAAGGATTGGTCTGAAATCGCGCAAGAATTAGAACCAATTCAAAAAATTAATGCCAGTAAAGATATCGGCTTGGAGCTAGCAGCTCTTCGTGATTGTAACCTATTCGCTTTTACTGCAGTAGAAATACAGAAAATGGTCGGTGGCATAAGTGGTGAGTTACCTTTCCCTGTTTTGCACCTGACCGTCAGTAAGGCAAGTGATCCTAATGTAGTTTCGAGTTAG